From a single Streptomyces sp. NBC_00377 genomic region:
- a CDS encoding SPW repeat protein, with the protein MANVSPTRGDMSTHPDVPEMQARYARMLGGRDVALVDGPVFLLGLYCAVSPWILHYTVSQPALATHNLIVGIAIGLLGLGFTAAPARMYGLSWAMCAAGIWMIVAPWVVGDSPDAGVAVNNIIIGALALILGLMCTMTAARSTPER; encoded by the coding sequence ATGGCCAACGTCTCGCCCACCAGAGGTGACATGTCGACGCATCCCGATGTTCCCGAGATGCAGGCGCGGTACGCCCGCATGCTCGGCGGTCGCGATGTGGCGCTCGTCGACGGACCGGTGTTCCTGCTCGGTCTGTACTGCGCCGTGTCCCCGTGGATCCTCCACTACACCGTGAGCCAGCCGGCGCTCGCCACCCACAACCTGATCGTCGGGATCGCGATCGGCCTGCTGGGCCTCGGATTCACCGCGGCTCCCGCTCGCATGTACGGCCTGAGCTGGGCCATGTGCGCGGCGGGCATCTGGATGATCGTCGCACCCTGGGTCGTCGGCGACAGCCCGGACGCCGGCGTCGCGGTCAACAACATCATCATCGGCGCGCTGGCCCTGATCCTGGGCCTGATGTGCACCATGACGGCGGCCAGGAGCACGCCCGAGCGGTAG
- a CDS encoding GNAT family N-acetyltransferase, with translation MDHAAVLALYDRDMREGARPESSDARVERTGSVVRHVGGQGGWSGVLWSDLDSADADAVIAEQVAYFTGLGHEFEWKLYGHDRPADLGRRLTAAGFTADPEETLMIGETGDQLVDAEPPEGVRIVPVTDQAGVELMVEANEKAFGSDGSWLRDLLIARLSADPDSLVALLAMADDVPVSSARMELIPGTRFAGLWGGGTVEGWRGRGVYRALIAHRARIAADRGYRYLQVDASDQSRPILERLGFAPLSATTPYVYAR, from the coding sequence ATGGATCATGCCGCGGTACTCGCTTTGTACGACCGGGACATGCGCGAAGGCGCCCGCCCGGAGAGCTCGGACGCCCGTGTCGAACGGACCGGGAGCGTGGTCCGCCATGTCGGCGGCCAGGGCGGCTGGAGCGGTGTGCTCTGGTCGGACCTCGACTCCGCCGACGCCGACGCCGTGATCGCGGAACAGGTCGCCTACTTCACCGGCCTCGGCCACGAGTTCGAGTGGAAGCTGTACGGGCACGACCGTCCGGCCGACCTCGGCCGACGGCTCACGGCGGCCGGATTCACGGCCGACCCGGAGGAGACCCTGATGATCGGGGAGACCGGTGACCAACTGGTGGACGCCGAACCGCCCGAGGGTGTCCGGATCGTCCCCGTCACCGACCAGGCCGGTGTCGAACTCATGGTCGAGGCGAACGAGAAGGCCTTCGGCAGCGACGGCTCCTGGCTGCGGGATCTCCTGATCGCCCGGCTTTCCGCCGACCCGGACTCCCTCGTGGCCCTCCTTGCGATGGCCGACGACGTGCCGGTGAGCTCGGCCCGGATGGAACTCATACCGGGAACGAGGTTCGCGGGCCTGTGGGGCGGCGGCACCGTCGAGGGCTGGCGTGGCCGGGGCGTCTACCGCGCCCTGATCGCCCACCGCGCCCGTATCGCCGCCGACCGTGGCTACCGCTATCTCCAGGTCGACGCCTCGGACCAGAGCCGCCCGATTCTCGAACGCCTCGGCTTCGCACCCCTGAGCGCCACGACGCCCTACGTGTACGCGCGGTAG
- a CDS encoding sigma-70 family RNA polymerase sigma factor: MSPYPTAVSCSAPTEDSLTDEELARGLASGDEASLAAVYRRWRTLVHSLAWRSLGDAREAEDVTQQVFIGVWSGRAGYRPERGALGGWIVGITRRKIADALAARTRRQELVTSAGSWLALRDPGHDRPEEALERVLVRGELARLPAPQRRVLRLTFYEDLTQTQIAERTGWPLGTVKSHARRGMRRLRGLLEPGQHAG; the protein is encoded by the coding sequence ATGAGCCCGTACCCGACCGCCGTGTCCTGTTCCGCACCGACCGAGGACTCGCTCACCGACGAGGAACTCGCCCGGGGCCTGGCGTCGGGGGACGAGGCGTCCCTGGCCGCGGTGTACCGCCGTTGGCGCACCCTGGTGCACTCGCTCGCCTGGCGTTCCCTGGGCGACGCCAGAGAGGCCGAGGACGTGACGCAGCAGGTGTTCATCGGGGTGTGGAGCGGGCGTGCGGGCTATCGGCCCGAGCGCGGCGCGCTCGGCGGCTGGATCGTGGGCATCACCCGACGCAAGATCGCTGACGCCCTGGCGGCCCGGACCCGCCGTCAGGAACTCGTGACCTCGGCCGGGTCCTGGCTCGCCCTGCGCGACCCGGGTCACGACCGGCCCGAGGAGGCCCTGGAGCGCGTACTGGTCCGCGGCGAACTCGCCCGGCTCCCGGCACCGCAGCGGCGGGTGCTGCGACTGACGTTCTACGAGGACCTGACTCAGACGCAGATCGCCGAGCGCACGGGCTGGCCCCTGGGCACGGTCAAGAGCCACGCCCGTCGTGGCATGCGCCGTCTGCGCGGCCTCCTGGAACCCGGGCAGCACGCCGGCTGA
- a CDS encoding FMN-binding glutamate synthase family protein, whose amino-acid sequence MRRFLPLLLVWVLAAGVAAASLTRSPWWWLAAGPLLAAAGLGARDLLQRRRPVLRNHPLVGRLRYPVERVPGPSSGTGRREPPAGDTDVDEYLVPSLRPVEPAGEPPLVRVGGPDCSQPYDMALLNVSAMSFGALSSRAVLALNRGAALGRFAHDTGEGGLSEHHLRGGGDLVWEIGTGYFGCRGADGGFDAREFADKAALPEVRCVSLKLSQGAFPGGGAVLPGVKVTAEIARERKVAVGATVVSPPFHRVFATPRELVLFLARLRGLAGGKPTGFKLCVGSRREFLAVCRAMVAEGLTPDFVVVDGAEGGTGAGPAGSAGQLGMPLTQGLVTVHNALVGVGLRDRIRIGASGRVATGSDVVTRLAQGADYTNAARAMMRAVGCAGALRCHTGTCPSGVATQDPLRARALDVAAKARQVRRYQQETVHDALRIMAAMGIREPAGVTPSHLVRRTGPGTFRSYAELYEWLAPGELLAGPPQSWEADWKAADPDSFG is encoded by the coding sequence GTGCGCCGGTTCCTGCCGCTGCTGCTCGTCTGGGTCCTCGCGGCGGGGGTGGCGGCCGCCTCGCTCACCCGGTCGCCGTGGTGGTGGCTCGCGGCCGGACCGCTGCTGGCGGCGGCCGGCCTGGGCGCCCGGGACCTGCTCCAGCGGCGCCGCCCCGTCCTGCGCAACCACCCACTGGTCGGCCGGCTGCGGTACCCGGTGGAACGGGTGCCCGGCCCTTCCTCGGGCACCGGCCGGCGGGAGCCGCCCGCCGGCGACACAGACGTGGACGAGTATCTGGTGCCCTCGCTGCGACCGGTCGAGCCGGCCGGGGAACCGCCGCTGGTACGGGTGGGCGGGCCGGACTGCTCCCAGCCCTACGACATGGCGCTGCTGAACGTGTCCGCGATGAGCTTCGGGGCGCTGTCCTCACGCGCGGTCCTCGCCCTCAACCGGGGAGCGGCGCTCGGGCGCTTCGCGCACGACACCGGGGAGGGCGGGCTGTCGGAGCACCATCTGCGGGGCGGGGGCGACCTCGTCTGGGAGATCGGCACGGGGTATTTCGGCTGCCGCGGCGCCGACGGCGGCTTCGACGCACGGGAGTTCGCGGACAAGGCGGCGCTGCCCGAGGTGAGGTGCGTGTCGTTGAAGCTGTCCCAGGGCGCGTTCCCCGGCGGCGGCGCGGTGCTGCCCGGGGTGAAGGTGACGGCCGAGATCGCACGGGAGCGGAAGGTCGCGGTGGGCGCGACGGTGGTGTCGCCGCCCTTCCACCGCGTGTTCGCGACGCCGCGTGAACTGGTGCTGTTCCTGGCCCGGCTGCGTGGGCTCGCGGGCGGCAAGCCGACCGGTTTCAAGCTGTGCGTGGGGTCGCGGCGGGAGTTCCTCGCGGTGTGCAGGGCCATGGTGGCGGAGGGGCTGACACCCGATTTCGTGGTGGTGGACGGGGCGGAGGGCGGCACCGGCGCCGGGCCGGCGGGGTCCGCCGGTCAGCTCGGCATGCCTCTCACCCAGGGACTGGTCACCGTGCACAACGCGCTGGTCGGCGTGGGGCTCCGGGACCGGATCCGGATCGGGGCGAGCGGCCGAGTGGCCACCGGCTCGGACGTCGTCACCCGTCTCGCGCAGGGTGCCGACTACACCAACGCGGCGCGCGCGATGATGCGCGCCGTCGGCTGTGCCGGCGCCCTGCGCTGCCACACCGGTACCTGCCCGTCCGGCGTCGCGACCCAGGATCCGCTGCGGGCCCGCGCCCTCGACGTGGCCGCCAAGGCCCGGCAGGTCCGGCGCTACCAGCAGGAGACGGTCCATGACGCCCTGCGGATCATGGCGGCGATGGGCATCCGCGAGCCGGCCGGAGTCACGCCCTCCCACCTGGTCCGCCGGACCGGACCGGGCACGTTCCGCTCGTACGCGGAACTGTACGAGTGGCTGGCGCCGGGAGAGCTGCTCGCCGGTCCGCCGCAGTCCTGGGAGGCGGACTGGAAGGCGGCGGACCCGGACAGCTTCGGCTGA
- a CDS encoding alpha/beta hydrolase, producing MIFRTTPAARPALRRVRTTTALRPLRHRLDPARVQEIPFRAPDGVRLGLTRIDTGDTGRPAVLLLHGHTASADMFLLPETRNLVDSLLDDGYEPWLLDWRGSRRLPYNETGQRYTYDDVALYDIPAAVSRVREAVGDRPLFVVAHCIGSLCLSLSMTAGLVPGLAGVVSQGVFLTPKLAGRTSLRMSLAGELLKTRIDHIPVDFRKVGLWSRYTPLFALASRGAGCPDPTCQILHNSAWGTGASLFVHENLSEATHDRLAELLGPAPLWILPHLRRIELARSVVRWHETDRRYRALPPNALDAAGRIDTPVLLLAGSENGLWLDSQQLCHDVLAHRQPQLDVRYTEIPGYGHLDTFLGRGAALDVFGHILDFLGGQR from the coding sequence ATGATCTTCAGAACGACCCCCGCCGCCAGGCCGGCGCTCCGCAGGGTGCGGACCACCACCGCCCTGCGGCCCCTGCGCCACCGCCTCGACCCGGCCCGCGTCCAGGAGATCCCGTTCCGGGCGCCCGACGGCGTCCGCCTCGGCCTGACCCGCATCGACACCGGCGACACCGGCCGCCCCGCCGTGCTGCTGCTGCACGGTCACACCGCGTCCGCCGACATGTTCCTGCTGCCCGAGACCCGCAACCTCGTCGACTCGCTCCTCGACGACGGTTACGAGCCCTGGCTGCTCGACTGGCGCGGCAGCCGCCGCCTGCCCTACAACGAGACCGGGCAGCGGTACACCTACGACGACGTGGCGCTGTACGACATCCCGGCCGCCGTCTCCCGCGTCCGCGAAGCCGTCGGCGACCGCCCCCTGTTCGTCGTGGCGCACTGCATCGGCTCCCTCTGCCTCTCGCTGAGCATGACGGCCGGACTGGTGCCCGGACTGGCCGGAGTGGTGTCCCAGGGCGTCTTCCTCACCCCCAAGCTGGCGGGCCGGACCTCCCTGCGGATGTCCCTGGCAGGGGAGTTGCTGAAGACCCGGATCGACCACATCCCGGTCGACTTCCGCAAGGTCGGCCTGTGGTCCAGGTACACCCCCCTGTTCGCCCTCGCCTCGCGCGGGGCCGGCTGCCCGGACCCGACCTGCCAGATCCTGCACAACTCGGCCTGGGGGACGGGAGCTTCGCTGTTCGTCCACGAGAACCTGTCCGAGGCCACCCACGACCGGCTCGCCGAACTCCTCGGGCCCGCGCCGCTGTGGATCCTGCCCCACCTGCGCCGCATCGAGCTGGCCCGCAGCGTGGTCCGCTGGCACGAGACCGACCGGCGCTACCGCGCCCTGCCGCCGAACGCCCTCGACGCGGCCGGCCGCATCGACACGCCGGTCCTGCTGCTGGCGGGCAGCGAGAACGGACTGTGGCTGGACTCCCAGCAGCTCTGCCACGACGTCCTCGCCCACCGGCAGCCCCAGCTGGACGTCCGGTACACCGAGATTCCGGGCTACGGCCATCTCGACACCTTCCTCGGCCGGGGCGCCGCCCTCGACGTCTTCGGACACATCCTCGATTTCCTGGGCGGACAACGGTGA
- a CDS encoding chaplin, which translates to MRRVTRTGVMAVAAVSGAMAVTLPAHADSAANGLAAGSPGVISGNGVQLPVHLPVNLCGNTVNVVGVLNPAAGNACANKGGAASSGTHQASSGSGATGTSGTHHASSGSTATSGTHHESSGGAIAQGAAEDSPGVVSGNGVQLPVQLPVNVSGNSVNVVGIGDPAFGNESVNASGEKPEQPGGPAQQPPTRHDLPSEPEYQDPGAVPQEPSRATQVPVPEAGGSLAHTGADATLPALAGSAALLLGGAALQRRFRPRTER; encoded by the coding sequence ATGAGACGGGTTACCCGAACCGGTGTGATGGCCGTCGCCGCAGTCTCCGGCGCGATGGCTGTGACACTGCCCGCACACGCCGACTCCGCGGCGAACGGCCTTGCGGCCGGCTCGCCCGGAGTGATCTCCGGCAACGGCGTCCAGCTGCCGGTGCACCTCCCGGTGAACCTGTGCGGGAACACGGTGAACGTGGTGGGCGTGCTGAACCCCGCGGCGGGCAACGCCTGCGCCAACAAGGGCGGGGCCGCGTCCTCCGGGACGCACCAGGCGTCCTCCGGGAGCGGCGCCACCGGCACTTCCGGGACGCACCACGCGTCCTCCGGGAGCACCGCCACTTCCGGGACGCACCACGAGTCCTCCGGCGGCGCCATCGCGCAGGGCGCCGCTGAGGACTCGCCGGGCGTCGTCTCCGGCAACGGCGTCCAGCTGCCGGTCCAGCTCCCGGTGAACGTCAGCGGCAACAGCGTGAACGTCGTCGGCATCGGGGACCCGGCGTTCGGCAACGAGTCCGTCAACGCCTCCGGAGAGAAGCCCGAACAGCCCGGCGGGCCCGCGCAGCAGCCGCCGACCCGGCACGACCTGCCCTCGGAGCCCGAGTACCAGGACCCGGGGGCCGTTCCGCAGGAGCCCTCCCGGGCAACCCAGGTCCCGGTGCCCGAGGCCGGGGGCTCCCTCGCCCACACGGGGGCCGACGCCACCCTGCCCGCCCTCGCGGGCAGCGCGGCCCTGCTCCTCGGCGGAGCGGCCCTCCAGCGCCGGTTCCGCCCTCGCACGGAGCGCTGA
- a CDS encoding alpha/beta fold hydrolase, which produces MPQLEVAGAALTYDDEGPRDGEGVPLVFVHGWTANRHRWDHQVAHFARKRRVIRFDLRGHGESGGAGVKTVEELAGDLLALLDHLEIERFVLVGHSMGGMISQTVALSHPERVERMVLVNSIGRMTYSRGRGLLMGVSTLVPFKLFVAANIQRAFAPGYPREEIRAYVKASADTPREVVMTLYGAMRAFDVLDRVGEIRTPTLMIHGYHDIQLPVKQMLRMAKAYPDATVRILDAGHELPVEKPAELTAAIDAFVGVQPVRPSE; this is translated from the coding sequence ATGCCGCAGCTCGAAGTCGCCGGCGCAGCACTGACGTACGACGACGAGGGCCCGCGCGACGGCGAGGGCGTACCCCTGGTCTTCGTGCACGGCTGGACGGCGAACAGGCACCGCTGGGACCACCAGGTGGCCCACTTCGCCCGGAAGCGCCGGGTGATCCGGTTCGACCTGCGGGGCCACGGCGAGAGCGGCGGCGCGGGCGTGAAGACGGTCGAGGAGCTGGCGGGGGACCTCCTCGCCCTCCTCGACCACCTGGAGATCGAACGGTTCGTGCTGGTCGGCCACTCGATGGGCGGGATGATCTCGCAGACGGTCGCGCTCTCCCACCCCGAGCGGGTGGAGCGCATGGTGCTGGTCAACTCCATCGGCCGGATGACCTACAGCCGGGGCAGGGGTCTGCTGATGGGCGTCTCCACGCTCGTCCCGTTCAAGCTGTTCGTCGCCGCCAACATCCAGCGCGCCTTCGCCCCCGGCTACCCCCGCGAGGAGATCCGCGCGTACGTCAAGGCCTCCGCGGACACCCCGCGTGAGGTCGTCATGACGCTGTACGGGGCCATGCGCGCCTTCGACGTCCTGGACCGGGTGGGGGAGATCCGTACCCCGACCCTGATGATCCACGGCTACCACGACATCCAGCTTCCGGTGAAGCAGATGCTGCGCATGGCCAAGGCCTATCCGGACGCCACCGTCCGCATCCTCGACGCGGGCCACGAACTGCCCGTCGAGAAGCCGGCCGAGCTGACGGCCGCGATCGACGCGTTCGTGGGCGTCCAACCCGTCCGGCCGTCCGAGTGA
- a CDS encoding alpha/beta hydrolase, whose translation MLAKLPTRPGLRHCALAATAALTLLSAGIPTATANRSADGGDRPGLSRFYGQKVAWSACRGDGMPEDLQCAALTVPLDYSRPKSGTLHLALARYRATGDKRGSVVLNFGGPGGPGVPELAHSSKEFMDLTDGYDVVSFDPRGVGRSSPVSCGAGEDSGLASLDDDSALPDPQALLGRLKQVAADCAEHSGPVLPHIGTVDAARDLDVMRAALGDDKLNYLGFSYGTRLGAVYAAQFPDKVGRLVLDGVDTLTEPLTEQGIAGARGQQVALDDFVGWCAKDIACPFGQDPRVAREQVVRLVRSLDEDPVPTDFGDDFSGQDLVGALGQGLYSRELWPLLERALAQLVESGDASGVLGFATGGFAFPLRTAGRVDPTPGALVDEEDVPLDNLPAALMAINCADDPDRPTVAQITADLKRLRAAYDKASPVFGRYRLTQVLMCYGRPRGTEFIRDEVKDLGAPKMLLVGTRGDPATPYRWTEETAARLGSPAVVLDNKGDGHTGYGSSKCVHRKVDDFLLYGSLPPSGSSCGPDQDDG comes from the coding sequence ATGCTGGCCAAGCTGCCGACGCGGCCCGGGCTGCGACACTGCGCGCTCGCCGCGACCGCCGCGCTGACCCTGCTGAGCGCGGGCATACCGACGGCGACCGCGAACCGCAGCGCCGACGGAGGCGACCGTCCCGGCCTGTCCCGGTTCTACGGCCAGAAGGTCGCCTGGTCCGCGTGCCGGGGCGACGGCATGCCCGAAGACCTCCAGTGCGCCGCGCTGACCGTCCCTCTCGACTACAGCCGTCCCAAGAGCGGCACGCTTCACCTCGCACTCGCCCGTTACCGGGCGACGGGCGACAAGCGGGGCTCGGTGGTCCTCAACTTCGGCGGCCCCGGAGGTCCTGGGGTGCCCGAACTCGCCCATAGCAGCAAGGAGTTCATGGATCTCACGGACGGCTACGACGTGGTGTCCTTCGATCCGCGGGGCGTCGGCCGCTCCTCGCCCGTCAGCTGCGGCGCCGGCGAGGACAGCGGTCTCGCCTCCCTGGACGACGACTCGGCCCTCCCCGACCCGCAGGCGCTCCTCGGCCGGCTGAAGCAGGTCGCCGCCGACTGCGCCGAGCACTCCGGACCGGTCCTGCCGCACATCGGCACGGTCGACGCGGCCCGGGACCTGGACGTGATGCGCGCGGCGCTGGGCGACGACAAGCTCAACTACCTGGGTTTCTCGTACGGCACCCGGCTCGGCGCGGTGTACGCCGCCCAGTTCCCGGACAAGGTGGGCCGACTGGTCCTCGACGGCGTGGACACGCTGACCGAGCCGCTCACGGAACAGGGCATAGCGGGCGCCCGGGGGCAGCAGGTGGCACTGGACGACTTCGTCGGCTGGTGCGCGAAGGACATAGCCTGCCCGTTCGGTCAGGATCCGCGGGTGGCCCGCGAGCAGGTCGTCCGGCTCGTGCGCTCGCTGGACGAGGACCCGGTGCCGACGGACTTCGGCGACGACTTCTCCGGCCAGGACCTCGTCGGTGCCCTCGGGCAGGGGCTGTACAGCCGGGAACTGTGGCCCCTGCTGGAGCGGGCGCTTGCCCAGCTCGTCGAGAGCGGCGACGCCAGTGGTGTCCTGGGGTTCGCGACCGGCGGCTTCGCTTTCCCGCTGCGGACCGCGGGCCGCGTCGATCCGACCCCCGGGGCGCTCGTCGACGAGGAGGACGTCCCCCTCGACAACCTGCCGGCCGCGCTGATGGCGATCAACTGCGCCGACGACCCGGACCGCCCCACGGTCGCGCAGATCACGGCGGACCTCAAGCGGCTGCGGGCCGCGTACGACAAGGCCTCACCGGTCTTCGGCCGGTACCGCCTCACCCAGGTGCTGATGTGCTACGGCCGCCCCAGGGGGACCGAGTTCATCCGCGACGAGGTGAAGGACCTGGGCGCCCCGAAGATGCTGCTGGTCGGCACGCGCGGCGACCCGGCGACGCCGTACCGCTGGACCGAGGAGACGGCGGCGCGTCTCGGTTCGCCGGCCGTGGTGCTCGACAACAAGGGCGACGGCCACACCGGGTACGGGTCGTCCAAGTGCGTGCACCGCAAGGTCGACGACTTCCTGCTGTATGGCTCGCTCCCGCCCAGCGGCAGTTCCTGCGGGCCCGACCAGGACGACGGCTGA